The window GCCCGGAGGGGCGGACACCACGCTCACCCACCGGCTCGTCTCGGTCGGCATCGGGCTCGGCTCGATCGCCGCGCTGATCGTCGCCGGACGCTATTTGCTCGATCCGATGTTCGCCATGCTCGGGCGGGCGAAGGCGCGCGAGGTGATGACAGCCGCCGCGCTGCTGGTGGTGCTCGGTGCTGCGCTCGCCATGCAGCTTGGTGGACTCTCCATGGCGATGGGAGCCTTCCTTGCTGGTGTGCTGCTGTCGGAATCCTCGTTCCGTCACCAACTCGAGGCCGATATCGAACCGTTCCGCGGTGTCTTGCTCGGACTTTTCTTCCTTGGCGTGGGAATGGCGCTCGATCTCGGTGTGATCGCTGCCAACTGGCGGCTGATCGCGATTTCGGTCGCCGCCTACATGGTGCTGAAGATGATCGGCATCTATGTCGTTGCGCGGCTGTTCCGAGCCGGCAATCGTGAAGCGATCGAGCGCGCAGTGCTGATGGCGCAGGGAGGTGAGTTCGCCTTCGTGCTCTATGCTACCGCGATGCAAGTCGGCCTCATCGACGCCGAGGCAAACGCCGTTCTCACCGCCACCATCATCGTCTCGATGGCGCTGACGCCGCTCATGATCATCGCCCATGACCGGCTGATGCCGAAGCGTCCGCCCTCGCTTCACGGCGTCGAGGTTGCGGAAAACCTGTCCGCCAGTGTTTTGATGGTTGGCTTCGGCCGCGTCGGACAGATCGTCAGCCAGCCACTACTCGGGAATGGCTGTTCGGTATCCCTGATCGAGATCGATCCCGACCTGATCCGCGATGCGCAGAACTTTGGCTTCAAGGTCTATTACGGCGACGGCACTCGGCTCGACATCCTGCATGCCGCCGGTGCGGCTCAAGCACGGCTGATCATCGTGGCGGTGAACAACGCGGAAGCGGCGCTCAAGATCACCGAACTCGTCAAGGCGGAGTTCCCGCTGGTTCCTGTTCTGGTCCGGGCGATCGACCGTGAGCATGCCGCCGCGCTCACTCATGCCGGGGCCGACTTCCAGATCCGCGAGACCTTTGAATCGGCACTCGTCCTCGCTGACAAAGCGCTGGAGATGATGGACGTCTCCGAGGAAGAACGAGAGATCGTGATTACCGATATTCGGCGGCGTGACGCCGAGCGCTTGTCTTTGGAACTCGTGGGCGGGATGTACGACCTCGGCGCACGCAGCCTCGTTCTTGGCAATCTTCCGCTCAAGCCCGGCCGGCCCGAGGAGACGGGCACGTAACCTTGCGTGACTCGGTTTCACATTCCGCGACCCACGGCTCAAGCTCCGATGAGCGCGCCGGTTACGTGCAGTTCGGCGACGGCGATTTCGCCGTCGGTGATGTAGCGGTTGACCGGCCCAAAGCCCTCGCCCGGTTTGAACAACGTTGCGTGGCGGATGACTCCGCAGCCACTTAGCTCGCTGATGATGTACTCGCGTTCGACGTTCGTATCCGCGTCGGTTGCGTGCGTGATCTGGAACGTGAGGCGCGTCAATGAGAGACCGGTATCGCGGGTTCCGGCGCCGACCCAAACCGCAAGGCCATCTCCGCTCGGCTTATCGTTGTTGAGCCAGAAATCGAGCGAACGTGCGTTTGCCTCTGCATGTGCCGCATCCTGCGCCCAGAAGCGAACATGATGACGTTTGCGCGGACTATCGCCGATGGCTTTCTGAAAGCCGATGTCTTGTCCCCTGCCGAACAAATAGAGCGTGCTGAACGGCGCCGTCGGGTATGGCGTGTTGAGCACGAATGCCTTCGCCATGCGCCAGGAACTCATGAGGTTCAGTTTGTCCGCCTCGACCCAGCCCGCTGCAGCGAACGCGGCGCGGAGTTGGCTTAGCGTTCCGACAAGGGCGAGGTTCACCGGATCGCCCGGCAGTCCATCTCCGGTGACTGTGAAACGTGGCACGTGCTTGCGCTGAAGAAACTTCAATCCCATGCGGACAGCGCGCGGAAGAATGACGTACGCCGCGAGCGCGTAGGTGATGGCGAGCGCCAGAATTGTCGGCGTGCGATGGTCGACGAAACGGAACACATCAACGATCAGCCAAATGCTGACGACGCCAAGCGCGAGGATGGCTACGCGTCGCAGAAAAAGGAGGATGAGTCTCACGGAAGCCCCATGGACGATTGGAACTGGCGTCGCCGGAGCCTCTTCTTAGCATGCGTTTGCATACGGACTATCGGGATTTGTCCGGCTACTTTCCAAATGGTTCAGATTGATCGCGAAAAGGCCTTATGCGGTAACTGCCTTGGGACAAGCGAAGTATGCTTTCTATGATTGGCGGGTTTTCGTTACGAACTCCCGCCAGGACATGCCAAGCGGACGCGCACTTTCTCGGAAAGACCAGATGCCGACTGCGAGCGTCAGCAAGACGAGCGCGCGTATGCTGTCGGACAGATCCGGCGTTCCGTGGATTAGCCCATGAAGCGCTGCCGCCACGCACATCGCACTCGCAAGCATCGCTCGTCGCGGCGCTTTTCCGTTCGTATTGTAGGCCATTGTGATGCCTCGCGCGGTTGTTGCGCAGTCGGCATAGCGCGCTGTTCAATAGAACCAGCGTTCCGCGCGGCACAGGTGTTTGGCAACGTACCTTACGAGGCGGCTTTCAAATGAAGGGATGGATACATCGCTGGACGTCGGTCGACTTCGTCTCGACTGAGAGTGGGCGTCTGATACGAAAAATGCCGGACGCGCAATTCGCGCATCCGGCACTCGATCCGTCTCTAATCGTGCTGCGCTTAACCGCTGATGCGGGCAGCGCACGGTCTGGCGATGACGACGCATTTCGCGGTAACAACGGCGTTACGCGCGCAATCCCAACGAACGCCACGCGCACGGCTCAGGTTCGCGAATGCGCGGCCGTAACGAGCTTCGGCTTCGTCTTCCCAGTTGTAACGTGCGGCTTCGCGGGCGCGTTCGCTGCCCTTGCCGAGAATTCCTTTGCCGGTTGCGGATCCTTCAAGCGGTGCCTTGCACACGCCACGGTGATCCCAACGGCGGGCATCGGCCGACGACACAGAAAGGGCCAGGCCGGCGGCTGCCAGAACGATTGCGCCCCATTTTACTTGCATTGGTCTTCTCCCCTAAGCGCCAAAAAAGCGGCGGCTGACTTGTAGATCAACATTGGTAAGAAGCCAAGTTGGCCAAGGGGTTGTCAACCGCCTGTCCCCAGCGGAGAGGGAACGTTTTCCCTCGCGTCTCCCGTATTCGAATTTGCTTGCAGGACAGCGGGTTGAAGAGGCGGCGCGACAGGAAGCTCGGTCGGTGCCGTCATTGAATGGAGTTCGGGTCCGTTCAAATGCGTCGCGTCCGTCTCCGAATAGCCACGGTGCTGGAGGTTCAACTCCGACTTGGCTGCACGCCGGGATTGAAATGGCCGCTACTGAGCCCTGCCCCGTTTCGGCAGCGCTAAGATTGTCCCGCCGGGCGGAATGCCATGCGCATGGCCAGGAAGACGAACACCGCCGTCGCCAGGACCGACGCCAAGATCGCCAGCCGTTCCATTCCAGTCTGCTCAACGATGGCCCGCAGGATTCCCAAGCCCAAAAGGAACGACGCGACGTGGATCACCGCCATTACAGCTTGACCTTGCCAGCCGAGACGCGCGTCCGACAACAACGTCGGCGGAAACAGCAGAGCAGCGAGAGCGAGACCTGCTGCCCACGCGATTGCGTAAGACCATTCCGGAGCGAACGAGAAGAGGAGCAGCTGATAAAGCACGAGCGTGAGCGCGCCGCCGAGAAGACCGGCGCGGAGATATGATCGACCGGCGATCGAATTCGCTTTCGCGGTATCCAGTTCGCTCATTGTCGTCAGGCTCCCATGACTGCCGCAGATCCGCGTGGCGTTCCGCG is drawn from Hyphomicrobium methylovorum and contains these coding sequences:
- a CDS encoding monovalent cation:proton antiporter-2 (CPA2) family protein, with the protein product MAVETATHAAEAAHAGFDLVPVVVLLAAAVVSVPIFKKIGLGSVLGYLAAGLAIGPFGIGLFSDPQSILHVAELGVVMFLFIIGLEMQPSRLWSMRGEIFGLGLVQVGLCIALLTCVGLELNYSFAQSFVAGTGFVLTSTAVVMQMLEERHALAAQKGRRIVAILLFEDLAIVPLLAAVVFLAPGGADTTLTHRLVSVGIGLGSIAALIVAGRYLLDPMFAMLGRAKAREVMTAAALLVVLGAALAMQLGGLSMAMGAFLAGVLLSESSFRHQLEADIEPFRGVLLGLFFLGVGMALDLGVIAANWRLIAISVAAYMVLKMIGIYVVARLFRAGNREAIERAVLMAQGGEFAFVLYATAMQVGLIDAEANAVLTATIIVSMALTPLMIIAHDRLMPKRPPSLHGVEVAENLSASVLMVGFGRVGQIVSQPLLGNGCSVSLIEIDPDLIRDAQNFGFKVYYGDGTRLDILHAAGAAQARLIIVAVNNAEAALKITELVKAEFPLVPVLVRAIDREHAAALTHAGADFQIRETFESALVLADKALEMMDVSEEEREIVITDIRRRDAERLSLELVGGMYDLGARSLVLGNLPLKPGRPEETGT
- a CDS encoding LssY C-terminal domain-containing protein yields the protein MRLILLFLRRVAILALGVVSIWLIVDVFRFVDHRTPTILALAITYALAAYVILPRAVRMGLKFLQRKHVPRFTVTGDGLPGDPVNLALVGTLSQLRAAFAAAGWVEADKLNLMSSWRMAKAFVLNTPYPTAPFSTLYLFGRGQDIGFQKAIGDSPRKRHHVRFWAQDAAHAEANARSLDFWLNNDKPSGDGLAVWVGAGTRDTGLSLTRLTFQITHATDADTNVEREYIISELSGCGVIRHATLFKPGEGFGPVNRYITDGEIAVAELHVTGALIGA